A genomic region of Glycine max cultivar Williams 82 chromosome 15, Glycine_max_v4.0, whole genome shotgun sequence contains the following coding sequences:
- the LOC100797877 gene encoding carbamoyl-phosphate synthase large chain, chloroplastic — MAMAYCISQLPKLPLLPSLPHSRSSKTLPSLNHAVPPTLLRACPPPTTRLNPARVRCSAVAVAEPPAPKLGKRTDIKKILILGAGPIVIGQACEFDYSGTQACKALREEGYEVVLINSNPATIMTDPETADRTYITPMTPDLVERVLESERPDALLPTMGGQTALNLAVALSESGALEKYGVELIGAKLDAIKKAEDRELFKQAMKNIGIKTPPSGIGTTLDECLSIANDIGEYPLIVRPAFTLGGTGGGIAYNREDLLEICKAGIAASLTNQVLIEKSLLGWKEYELEVMRDLADNVVIICSIENIDPMGVHTGDSITVAPAQTLTDKEYQRLRDYSIAIIREIGVECGGSNVQFAVNPDNGEVMVIEMNPRVSRSSALASKATGFPIAKMAAKLSVGYSLDQIPNDITKKTPASFEPSIDYVVTKIPRFAFEKFPGSKPILTTQMKSVGEAMAVGRTFQESFQKAVRSLEYGYPGWGCSQVKELNYDLEQLKYSLRVPNPERIHAIYAAMKRGMQIDEIFELSYIDKWFLTQLKELVDVESFLLSHNLSDLTNIDFYEVKRRGFSDKQIAFATKSTEKEVRNRRLSLGVTPAYKRVDTCAAEFEANTPYMYSSYDFECESAPTTRKKVLILGGGPNRIGQGIEFDYCCCHASFALQDAGYETIMVNSNPETVSTDYDTSDRLYFEPLTVEDVLNIIDLERPDGIIVQFGGQTPLKLSLPLQQYLDEHKPACASGVGHVRIWGTSPDSIDIAEDRERFNVMLHELKIEHPKGGIARSETDALAIAADIGYPVVVRPSYVLGGRAMEIVYSDNKLVTYLENAVEVDPERPVLIDKYLSDACEIDVDALADSQGNVVIGGIMEHIEQAGIHSGDSACSIPTRTVPASCLETIRSWTVNLAKQLNVCGLMNCQYAITPSGDVFLLEANPRASRTVPFVSKAIGHPLAKYASLVMSGKTLYDLQFTKEVIPKYVSVKEAVLPFSKFPGCDVFLSPEMRSTGEVMGIDPSYNIAFAKAQIAAGQKLPLSGTVFLSLNDLTKPHLEKIAKAFVENGFKIAATSGTAHVLNLAKIPAERVLKLHEGRPHAGDMIANGDIQLMVVTSSDDALDRIDGLALRRMALDYKVPIVTTVNGALATAEAINSLKANSIKMIALQDFIDGEFNE; from the exons ATGGCAATGGCCTATTGCATCTCCCAGCTCCCCAAACTCCCACTCCTCCCTTCTCTCCCTCATTCCCGTTCCTCTAAAACCCTCCCTTCACTAAACCACGCCGTTCCCCCCACCCTTCTCCGTGCATGTCCTCCTCCCACCACGCGCCTCAACCCCGCGCGCGTCCGATGCTCCGCCGTCGCCGTCGCCGAACCTCCTGCCCCCAAACTCGGCAAGCGGACCGACATAAAGAAGATCCTGATCCTCGGTGCGGGCCCCATCGTCATCGGCCAAGCGTGCGAGTTCGACTACTCCGGCACCCAAGCGTGCAAGGCCCTCCGTGAGGAAGGGTACGAGGTTGTCCTCATCAACTCCAACCCCGCCACCATCATGACTGATCCCGAAACCGCCGACCGCACCTATATCACCCCCATGACGCCGGACCTCGTGGAGCGCGTCCTCGAATCGGAGCGTCCCGACGCGCTCCTCCCCACCATGGGCGGCCAGACCGCCCTCAACCTCGCTGTCGCCCTCTCCGAGAGCGGCGCCCTCGAAAAATATGGCGTGGAACTCATCGGAGCAAAGCTCGACGCAATCAAGAAGGCTGAGGACAGGGAACTCTTCAAACAGGCCATGAAGAATATCGGGATTAAGACCCCTCCCTCCGGCATTGGCACCACTCTTGATGAGTGTCTCAGCATTGCCAATGATATCGGGGAATATCCGTTAATTGTGCGGCCGGCGTTCACGCTTGGGGGTACCGGCGGCGGAATTGCGTATAACAGAGAAGATTTGCTGGAAATTTGCAAGGCTGGGATTGCTGCTAGCTTGACTAATCAGGTTTTGATTGAGAAGTCTCTGTTGGGGTGGAAGGAGTATGAGCTTGAGGTTATGAGGGACTTGGCTGACAATGTTGTTATCATTTGCTCTATTGAGAATATTGATCCTATGGGGGTGCATACCGGGGATTCGATTACTGTTGCACCGGCGCAGACTCTGACGGATAAGGAGTACCAGAGGCTGAGGGATTATTCGATTGCTATAATTAGAGAGATTGGTGTGGAGTGTGGAGGGTCTAATGTGCAGTTTGCGGTTAATCCCGATAATGGTGAGGTCATGGTCATCGAGATGAACCCCAGAGTTTCCAGGTCTTCGGCTCTGGCGTCGAAGGCTACTGGGTTTCCCATTGCAAAGATGGCGGCAAAGTTGTCTGTGGGGTATTCTTTGGATCAGATACCAAACGATATAACGAAGAAGACACCGGCTAGTTTTGAGCCCTCAATTGATTATGTGGTTACTAAG ATTCCACGGTTTGCTTTTGAGAAGTTTCCTGGTTCTAAGCCAATATTGACGACACAGATGAAATCAGTTGGTGAGGCGATGGCTGTAGGGCGAACCTTCCAAGAGTCATTTCAAAAAGCAGTACGCTCTCTAGAGTATGGATACCCTGGATGGGGGTGTTCACAAGTGAAGGAGTTGAACTATGACTTGGAGCAATTGAAGTATAGCCTCCGAGTTCCTAACCCGGAGCGCATTCATGCCATCTATGCTGCAATGAAAAGAGGGATGCAGATTGATGAAATCTTTGAGCTGAGTTACATTGACAAATGGTTTCTCACGCAGCTAAAGGAGCTGGTTGATGTGGAAAGTTTCTTGCTGTCTCACAATTTGTCTGATTTGACAAATATTGATTTCTATGAGGTGAAGAGAAGAGGGTTCAGTGATAAACAGATAGCATTTGCAACTAAATCCACTGAGAAAGAAGTTCGCAATAGGCGGTTGTCTCTAGGTGTCACTCCAGCATATAAGCGAGTAGATACCTGTGCAGCGGAATTTGAAGCTAATACGCCTTATATGTATTCTTCTTATGATTTTGAGTGTGAATCGGCTCCCACTACTAGAAAGAAGGTCTTGATTTTGGGTGGAGGACCAAATAGAATTGGTCAAGGGATTGAGTTTGACTACTGTTGTTGTCATGCATCCTTTGCTCTTCAG GATGCAGGATATGAGACAATCATGGTGAACTCAAACCCCGAGACAGTTTCCACAGATTATGACACTAGTGACCGTCTATACTTTGAACCCTTGACCGTTGAAGATGTTTTGAACATTATTGATTTGGAAAGGCCTGATGGTATCATTGTACAATTTGGTGGTCAAACACCATTGAAGTTATCTCTCCCCTTACAACAATACCTAGATGAACACAAGCCAGCATGTGCTAGTGGGGTTGGTCATGTACGCATTTGGGGAACATCTCCTGATTCCATAGATATTGCTGAGGACCGAGAGAGGTTCAACGTGATGCTTCATGAACTAAAGATTGAACACCCAAAAGGAGGAATTGCTAGGAGTGAAACTGATGCACTTGCCATTGCAGCAGATATTGGATACCCAGTTGTTGTTCGTCCTTCTTATGTTTTGGGTGGTCGAGCAATGGAGATTGTATATAGCGATAATAAACTGGTGACTTACCTTGAAAATGCTGTTGAGGTGGATCCAGAACGCCCTGTATTAATTGACAAGTATTTATCTGATGCCTGTGAGATTGATGTTGATGCACTGGCTGACTCACAAGGTAATGTAGTCATTGGTGGGATAATGGAGCACATTGAACAGGCTGGGATACATTCTGGTGACTCTGCCTGCTCTATTCCCACCAGAACTGTTCCTGCTTCTTGCTTGGAGACAATCAGGTCGTGGACAGTAAACTTGGCTAAACAATTGAATGTTTGTGGGCTCATGAATTGTCAGTATGCAATAACTCCATCAGGGGATGTATTTTTGCTAGAGGCCAACCCTCGAGCTTCTCGTACAGTTCCATTTGTATCAAAAGCAATTGGCCATCCCTTGGCTAAATATGCTTCCCTTGTCATGTCTGGAAAGACCCTCTATGATTTACAGTTTACAAAAGAAGTTATCCCTAAATATGTGTCAGTCAAGGAAGCTGTTCTTCCTTTTTCAAAGTTCCCAGGCTGTGACGTGTTTTTAAGTCCTGAGATGCGAAGTACTggtgaggtcatgggtattgaCCCTTCTTATAATATTGCATTTGCTAAGGCACAAATTGCTGCTGGCCAGAAGTTACCACTTTCTGGTACCGTGTTCCTTAGTTTGAATGACTTAACAAAGCCACATCTTGAGAAGATAGCAAAGGCTTTTGTTGAGAATGGTTTCAAGATTGCTGCTACCAGTGGAACAGCTCATGTTCTTAACTTAGCTAAAATTCCAGCGGAGCGAGTGCTGAAGTTGCATGAAGGGAGGCCTCATGCTGGTGACATGATTGCCAATGGGGACATTCAGCTGATGGTGGTAACCAGTTCAGATGATGCACTTGATCGGATAGATGGTCTGGCCCTGAGAAGGATGGCTTTGGATTACAAGGTTCCTATCGTGACAACAGTTAATGGAGCTCTGGCAACTGCTGAAGCTATAAACAGCTTGAAGGCCAACTCTATCAAAATGATCGCACTTCAGGACTTCATTGATGGTGAATTTAATGAGTGA